Proteins encoded together in one Diabrotica undecimpunctata isolate CICGRU chromosome 3, icDiaUnde3, whole genome shotgun sequence window:
- the Tsen54 gene encoding uncharacterized protein Tsen54: MYDLTIEEEAKVIVNDHKHPLTKINFLGPKQFFKDTSAERQELVTKNLQVLEFALKHKKVDKRCARAKAEWVASLKLAKVEKVVKGLLETFGYQDKSGIYVYPEEMLYLVEMNKMEVFVNNVPLTVQECFDIVLNVPNMTLTKYQAYKKLVLQGNRVIRYTEIVRKRNNGKMPKENSNICDADTRKRKLEDENDQVQEKRIRSEESDDSETDERAVEYIRRIFENLRNSCPKQYSSKEALETSPDYCVFIKNNSSRVEWDFNLYICESDAINCTNKNSTKPELYAICSGDNIAFYRMGQVYLPHL; this comes from the exons ATGTACGATCTTACTATAGAAGAAGA GGCTAAAGTTATAGTAAATGATCACAAACATCCTTtaactaaaataaattttcttGGTCCCAAGCAGTTCTTTAAGGATACCTCCGCGGAAAGGCAGGAACTAGTAACAAAAAACTTGCAAGTTTTAGAATTTGCATTAAAACACAAAAAAGTAGACAAAAG ATGTGCTAGAGCCAAAGCTGAATGGGTTGCATCTCTTAAGCTAGCCAAAGTAGAGAAAGTTGTAAAAGGACTTTTAGAGACCTTTGGTTACCAAGATAAAAGTGGAATTTATGTGTATCCTGAAGAAATGTTATACTTAGTTGAAATG AATAAAATGGAAGTTTTTGTGAACAATGTCCCACTGACTGTTCAAGAATGCTTTGATATAGTTCTAAATGTACCAAATATGACCCTAACCAAATACCAGGCTTATAAAAAACTTGTCCTACAAGGTAACAGGGTAATAAGATATACTGAAATTGTAAGGAAAAGAAATAACGGAAAAATGCCAAAAGAAAATTCAAATATCTGTGACGCAGATACCAGGAAAAGAAAATTAGAAGATGAAAATGATCAGGTACAAGAGAAAAGAATTAGGTCAGAAGAGTCGGATGATTCTGAAACTGACGAAAGAGCAGTTgaatatattagaagaatattcgAGAATTTGAGAAATAGTTGTCCAAAGCAGTATAGTTCCAAAGAGGCTTTAGAAACCAGTCCagattattgtgtatttataaaaaataacagcAGTCGAGTTGAATGGGATTTTAACTTGTATATATG TGAATCAGATGCCATAAACTGTACAAATAAAAACTCAACTAAACCAGAATTATATGCCATTTGCAGTGGTGACAATATAGCATTTTATAGAATGGGCCAAGTTTATTTACCACATCTTTGA